ACGCCGAGCTGGAGTTCGCCGCGGGCTTCAACGCGCTGACCGGCGAGACGGGCGCGGGCAAGTCGTTCATCCTCAAGGCGCTCGATTTCGTGACCGGCGGCCGCATGGACGTGCAGAGCGTGCGTCCGGGCGCGGACAAGGCGGTGGTGGAGGCGGTCTTCGAGCTGGACGGCGCGGAGATGACGCTGCGGCGCGAGCTGTCCGCCGAGACGGGCCGCAGCCGTCTGTTCCGTGACGACTCGCTGGCGAGCCTCGATTCCATGGCCGACCTCAGGCCGAAACTTTTCCTGCAGACCTCGCAGCACGCGCAGTCGCGGCTGCTCTCGCCCGCGCACCAGGCCGAGCTTCTGGACGCCTTCGTGGACGCGCCCGAGCTGTTCGCGGAGCGGGCGCGGCTGCTGGCCGGGGTGCGCGAGACGGCGCGCGGGCTCGCGGAGTGCCGGGAGCGGGTGCGCTCGCTCGCCGAGAAGCGGGAGTTCCTTGAGTACCAGTCGCGGGAGATCGCCAAGGTGGGCCCGCACGAGGGCGAGGAGGACGAGCTGCTCACGGCGCGCGTGCGGCTGCGCGGGGCGAGCGAGGCGGGCGAGGCCTGCGAGCGGGCGCTGGGCATGCTGCACGGCGACGGCGGGGCGCTGGCCGCGCTGGACGGCCTGGCGCGGGAGCTGCGCATTCTCGCCAAGGTGGACGAGGGGTTCGCGGCCGAGTCCGAGTCGGTGGAGGATTTCCGGCTGCGCCTGCGCGACCTCGAGGGCCTGCTGCGCAGCGGTCCGGCCGCGGCGGACGAGTCCGAGCTCGAGGCGGTGGAGAAGCGGCTGTGGGACCTCTCCCAGCTGCGCAGGAAGCTCAAGCGCGGCATCGACGAGATCGTGCACCTGGGGCGCGAGATCGAGGAGAACCTTTCTTTCCTGGACGCGAGCGAGCTGGACGTGAAGCGGCTCGCGCGCGACGAGGAGCGGCTTGCGGGCGAGCTTTCGGCCGTGCTCGGCAGGCTGGACGCGGCGCGCGGCGCGGCGGCGGACGCGCTCTGCGCGCGGCTGGAGACCGACCTGCGCGAGCTCGGCTTTGCCGAGCAGGTGCGGGTGCTGGTGGATTTCGCGCCACAGGAGTTGCACCCGGGCGTGCACGAGCTTCGCGGCCGCATCCTCTGGGTGCCCAACCCGGGCCAGCCGCCGCAGCCGCTGGACCGCATCGCCTCGGGCGGCGAGCTGTCGCGCTTCCTGCTGGCGCTCACCGGGCTTCGCGCCGAGTCGGACGCGCCCACGCTGATCTTCGACGAGGTGGACGCGGGCGTGGGCGGGCTGACCCTGACCAAGGTGGCGGACCGGCTGGCGCGTCTGGCCGGGAGCCGCCAGGTGGTGGTCATCTCGCACTGGCCGCAGCTGGCCGCGCGGGCGCGCAGGCATTTCCAGATCATGAAGGAGGTGGACGGCGGCCTGACGACCACGCACTGCCGCCTCCTGTCCAAGGCCGAGGTGGAGGAGGAGCTGGCGCGCATGGCCGGCGGCGGCGAGCAGGGCCTTCGGCTCGCGCGCGATCTCCTGGCCGCGCAGGCCGTCTCCTGAGCTTTCGCCGGTTCTCTTTCATCCCGATTCCGACTCGATTCCGTCCCCCGCTCCGGCCGCGCGATCGAGGCCGCGCGCGGGCCGCATATGGGCGCCGGGCGGGGCGCTCGCGCCACGTTACGGTCCGGTTGCCGTTCGTTCCCGGGCGTTGTAACATTCCCGCCACATTCCCTCCGTGAAACCGTCATTGCCTGCGTGCATTGACTCAGCCCTATGGAGCAGACAATGCCCAAGGACGCCATTCTGGTGGTCGAGGACGACGAGGACATCCGCCAACTCCTCCGCTACACCCTTGAATCGGCGGGCTACACAGTGGTCGAGGCCGAGGAGGGCGAGGATGCGCTGGGCAAGGCGCGTCGTCATCGCCCGGTCCTCATCCTGCTGGATCTCATGCTGCCGGGCATGGACGGTTTCGAAATCTGCCGGGAGCTGAAGAAGAACCCCGAAACCGCCAAGACGCCGGTGGTCATGCTCACGGCGCGCGGCGAGGAAGTGGACCGCATCGTGGGACTCGAGCTCGGCGCCGAGGACTACGTGGTCAAGCCCTTCTCGCCCCGGGAGATCCTGCTGCGGCTGAAGAACATCCTGCGCCGCAGCCAGCCCTCCGCCCCTTCGCGCCAGCTCTGGCGGCGCGGCGGACTGGCCGTGGACATGGACGCCCACCGGGCCGAGGTGGACGGCGAGGAGGTCCAGCTCACGGCCACGGAGTTCAAGCTCCTGGCGGAGCTGATCCGCAGCCAGGGCCGCGTGCAGACGCGCGACCAGCTGCTCAATTCGGTCTGGGGCTACGAGTTCGACGGCTACGCCCGGACCGTGGACACGCACGTCAGGCGTCTGCGCCAGAAGCTCGGCTCGTATTCCGGCCTCGTTGAGACCGTGCGCGGCGTGGGCTATCGTTTCAAAGAACAGGCGTGATCAGGCTTTCTTCGACGAGCGCGCCGCGGCCCGGCCGCGTGCGTGCCGTTTCGTTCGCCACGCGGGGCGTCCGCCGCCTTCCGGATGCGGGAGGCGGCAAGGGCCTCGCGAGAGGGGAGATACAATGGTCCAGCAGATGAAGATGGAAGCCCGGAGCCTGAACTTCTACTACAGCTCGTTCAAGGCCCTGGAGGACATCAACCTCAGTTTCCAGCCCAACCAGGTGACCTCGCTCATCGGGCCGTCCGGCTGCGGCAAGAGCACCTTCCTGCGCTGCCTGAACCGCATGAACGACCTCATCCCCGGCACCCGGGTGGAGGGCTCGCTCACGCTGGACGGCCGTGACATCTACGAGTCGAAGGTGGACGTGGTGGAGCTTCGCCGCCGCGTGGGCATGGTCTTCCAGAAGCCCAACCCCTTCCCCAAGTCGGTCTTCGAGAACGTCTCCTACGGGCTTCGCGTGAACGGGGTGAAGGACAAGAACTTCATCGCCGAGCGGGTGGAGACGAGCCTGCGCAGCGCCGCGCTCTGGGAGGAGGTCAAGGAGCGCCTGCACCAGTCGGCGCTCGGCCTGTCCGGCGGCCAGCAGCAGCGGCTGTGCATCGCCCGGGCCATGGCCGTGGAGCCGGAGGTCCTGCTCATGGACGAGCCCTGCTCGGCCCTGGACCCCATCGCCACCCAGAAGATCGAGGAGCTCATTTTCGCATTGAAAGACAGCTACACGATCATTATCGTTACCCACTCCATGCAGCAGGCCGCCCGCGTCTCGGACATGACGGCCTTCTTCTACATGGGCAAGCTGATCGAATCCGACAAGACCGAGACGCTGTTCACCCGTCCGAAGAACAAGCAAACCGAAGACTACATCACGGGTCGTTTCGGATAACAGCGGGGATAAATGCTTATGGAAAGACTGCATCTGGACAAGGAGCTCTCCTCGCTCAGGCTCAAGCTGCTGGAGATGTCCTCGCTGTGCGACAAGGCCCTGGCCGCGGCGCTCAAGTCCGCCTTCGAGCGCGACACCGACCTGGCCGAGACGGTCATCGAGGGCGACAGCGAGATCAACCGCCTGCATTGCACGGTGGACGAGGACACCCTGACGGTGCTGGCCCGCGAGCAGCCCGTGGCGCGCGACCTGCGCTTCCTGCTCGGCAGCACCTACATGGCCGCGAACCTCGAGCGCGTGGGCGACCAGGCCGTGAACATCGCGGAGCGCGCCGTGCTGCTGAACCAGCGGCCCGCGCTGCCCCATAACCCGCTCATGGAGGAGCTGGCCCTGCACGTCCAGGCCATGTTCCGCAAGGCCATCCAGGCGTACAACGCCGAGGACGCGGACCTCGCCATGCAGGTCTGCGACATGGACTCGCACGCCGACAACCTGAACATGAAGATCCTCAAGCACTACATGGACTACATGATCCAGGAGAGCCGCGCCGTGGAGCGCGCCGTGCACAAGATCATCATGGCGCGCTGCCTGGAGCGCGTGGGCGACCAGACCACGAACATCGCCGAGAACCTGATCTTCATCCTGAAGGGCGTGGACATCCGCCAGACCTGCCGCCCCTAGGCGCGGCCGGAAGCGGCGAAGAGAAAAGGGAGCGCGGCCCGAGGGTCGCGCTCCCTTTTTCGTTTCGTTGCCTTTCCTACTCGCGCGAGCAGCAGCCCGTGAGGCTCTGGCCGCCCGGCAGGGTCAGCACCAGGCGCGCGTCGGCCTCCTTGGGCTGGCCTCCCGTTTGGCCCCCGGTTTGGCCGCCGGGCTGCGCGCCGGGCAGGCCCAGGCCGCAGGGGGCGAAGGTCACGGTCGCGGTGACGGGCGCGCCGAGGCTGCCGTCGTCCTGCTTCAGGCGGCCCTGCCAGAAGAGGAAGGGCGGCTTCTGGTAGGGCAGGTAGGCGCCCTGGCCGACGAAGTCGGTTTGGCTGCCGTCGGAGCCGCTGAGCCGGGCCGTCCCGCCCGCTATGGTCAGGCTCCACTGGCCCGAGGCGCCCTGGCAGGTGAGGGTGCCGGGCAGGCCGGGCACGGGCTGCGGCGGAATCTTCTTCGGCGCAATGGCCAGGGCGCTCGGCGGGAAGCCGGGCTTGGTCAGGTCCTTGAGCGCCCCCCAGGGCAGCTTCACGGTCACGGTGCCGTAGACGTAGGGGGCCACCTCGTAGGGCGCGAAGACGAAGATGGGGCCGTTTTCGCGCAGCAGGAAATGCGACACGGCCGCGGCCGGATCGGTGAACGCGCCGCTGACCCAGTTCTCGTCCAGCCCCTGGCGGTTGATCAGGTCGGCCATGACGTAGGAGGCCAGCGTCTGCACCGAGGCCGTGTCGTCCTTGAAGACGTCGCCGAACTTCAGGCGGCGGCCGGTGGCCAGGTCGTAGACCCGGGCGTCGACCACCGGGATGGGATGCGCGCCGCCCAAAAACAGCCCGAAGGTCTGCAGGAAGCTCCAGATGTCGTTGCCGCAGCGGTACGACTCGTAGGTGCCGAAGAGCTCCTTGTGCCAGGGCGCGCCCTCGGGGATCACCCCGGCTCGCCCCTGCCGGGCGAGGTCGTCGGCCACGCCGCGCAGGTCCGCGTCCACCTGCTTCACGCCGGTGTGCGGCACGAGGACGTCCATGTGCAGGCCGTCCACGTCCCCGGTCAGATGCTCGGGCACCACGCTGTGGCAGGCCGCGCGGGCCGCTTGGGGCAGGCCGAGCAGGCCGAGGCAGAAAAGGCCGAAAAAAAGGAGCAGGAGCGCGGGCGAAAACGCCGGGCCGGGTCGCTCCTCTTTCGCCTGGGCCGGGGAGGGCAGGGCAAAACGGTTCATGGGCGCGCCTCCGAAGGTTCGTCGGGAAGAAGGATTTCCGGTCTTCCCGCCAGATTAGCGCACCTGGGGCAGCGGGGCAAGGGCGGGGAGGAAAACGCTAGTGTCGCGTCCATGAAAAGAGTCGATATGCTGCGCAGTCGTCGTACGCGACACATGAACCGGGCGAATGCACGGTTCCGCCGCCGACGGCGGCGTGAGCAAGCAGAAAACCACGTTTTCGGCGCAGCGATCTGCCGCAGAATACGGCTTTGCGTATTTTGCGGACGTCACACTAGACCGCTTCGTCCTTGCGGGTTTTGTCGGCGCCGGTTTTATCGGCCGTCGTGCCGGACACGCCCTTCGTCGCGCCGTTCTTGTCCGGGGATTTTCCCGGGGCCTCGCCCGGGGCGGCCTTCTTCTTCTCGTCCCCGTCCCCGTCCGGGTCGCACTCGTGCACGCGGCTGACGTGGTACTTCCCGTCCTGGCCCTTCTGGTAGACCACCACCTTGACCGCGCCCGGGTTGTCCGGGTCCTCGATCACGGACGAGAGCTTGGAGGCGCGCTTGAGCTTCTTCTTCTCGTCCTCGTCGTCGGGCGGTTCGTCGTTCTCGGCGTTCTTCTCTTCGGGCGCGCCGCAGGTCTCGATGTACAGGCGCAGGAAGGCGGCCCTGGCCTGGCGCTCGGCGTCCTCCGCCGAGGCGGCCTCCGCGCTCGCGCCGCTCGCGTCCGAGTCTGCCGAGTCGGCGGAATCGCCGGACGCGGCATCGCCGGAAGAGGCGGAGGAGGCGGAGGGGAACAGGGATGCGGGAGCCGCCACAAGACCCGCCGCCGCGGCCAGGGGGCCGAAGGCGAACTGTCCGCTGGCCGTCTGGGCGGAAACGGTCTGCGCGGCAACGGACCGGCCGGGAGCGGCGGAGCCGCCGCCCGCTCCGCCGCCTGTCCCGACATCGGTCCCGCCGTCCGTCCCGTCGTCCGGGAGCGAGAACAGGGCCGTGGTCTGAGTGCGTCCGCGGTTCCCGGCGGCCGAGATCCCGAGGGAGCCGGTCGCGAAGGCCGCGCCGAAAGTGTCAGCGTATGGGGAGATGCTGGGGGGCATGTTTTTCCTCCTGGCCTGTGCCGGTCAGAAGGATGCAACATATGTGCCCCGGGATATCGTCCGGCCCGCGTCAGGCCCCCGCATCGGGGGTCGAGCGCCCCGGAAGCTACTCCGCGTCGCGGAAGCGCGTGTGGATGGCCCGGATGACCGGGTAGACCTCGAAGAAGGCGTCCACCACCCCGGGATCGAAGTGGCGGCCGGACTCGGCCCGGATGTGCTCGAAGACGCGCTCTTCGGGCCAGGGGTCCTTGTAGCAGCGCGGGCTGACCAGGGCGTCGTAGACGTCCGCCAGGGCGGTGATGCGCGCGGCCAGGGGGATGGCCTCGCCGCGCATGGGAAGGCCCGTGTATTCGTCCGCGAAGATGTCGTCGAGCCTGCCGGGGTAGCCTCCGCCGGACCAGCGCTCGTGGTGGCGCAGGGCAACCTCGCGGCACAGCGCGTCGAGCTCGCTGTGGTCGTCGGCGAAGATGCGCGCGCCGTACACGGTGTGGCGCTTCATGAGGCCGTACTCGTCGTCCGAGAGGCGCGCGGGCTTGCGCAGGATGATGTCCGGGATGCCGACCTTGCCCACGTCGTGCAGCATGGCCGCGATGCGCAGCTTGTCCTTGTAGCGGCGGATCTCCTCGAGCGGCACGCCGTGGTCCAGGGCCCACTGGTGGTAGAGCTCGGCCGAGACCGCGCCGACGCGCTGCACGTGCGCCCCGGTCTCCGCCGGGTCGCGCAGCTCGGCCATGCGCGTCATGCGCAGGATGAGCTCGCGCGTGGTGCGGCCGCGCTCCACGACCCCGGCAGCGTGCTGGGCGAAGATGGGCACGAGGGCGCGGTGCTCCGCGGTGAAGGGGACGGCCTGGCCGTTCTCTCCCCTGGCGTTGATGAGCTGCATGACGCCCACGAGCTTGTTCCCGAAGGTGCGCAGCGGCAGCGTCAGGGTGGAGCGGGTGCGGTAGCCGCTCTTCTCGTCGAAGCTCGAGTTGAAGCGGTAGGGCAGGCCCGGGTCCAGGGCGTAGACGTCGTCGTGGACGAGCGGCGTGCCGGAGAGCGCCGCGTAGCCGACCACCGACTGGTTGTCGATGGGCAGGGTGTCGCTGCGGTAGGTCTCCGGACTCACGCCCGTGTTCCTGCCGTGGCCGAAAAGGGTGTCGTTGTGCAGGTAGGCGAAGGTCAGTCGCCCGTCCTCGGCCAGGAAGATTGTCCCGGCGTCCGCGTCCGTCAGGGCGCGGGCCTCGCGCAGGATCGCGTCGAGGATGGCGTCCATGTCGCTCAGGTGGTTCAGGCCTTCGATGGTGCGGAGAATCTGCTCGATGTGCGTTCCGTGCGTGTGCATGCGTGCTCTGGTGCGTTTCCTTCGGAGCCGGGCTCTGAACCGGCTTTTGTCACTGCCTATCACTGCAGCTGGTAAAAGCAAGAATTTTTATATGCTTGCGCATGTTTTCGTCAATTCCAGGCGCGAAACGACCGCGGCACAGGGGGAACGGGAAAGGGCGCGGAGCCGGGGGGGTGGCTCCGCGCCCAGGGGGGAAGAAGGCGGCAGGATGTCGAGGGGGGGATCAGTTCCTGCCGCCTCCATTGCCGTTGCCATTACCGTTGCCGTTGCCGCCGGCATTGCCGTTGCCGCCGCCGCTGTTGCCGTTGCCCTTGCCGTTGCCGCCGGCGTTGCCGTGGCTGCCGCCGGAATTGCCCTTCCCGTTGCCTCCGGCATTGGAGGAGGAAGAGCCCCCGGCCGACTTGGACGAGGCGCGGGCGAGGCCGATGGCCTTGCCGTTGGTCAGGGTGTCGCTGTCGGTCATGGCCCCGGGAATGTCGGACCGTCCCGTCTTGGTGTTGCGTGCCGTGGAGGAGTAGGCGTCCATGGCGCGGTTGCGGCTCTTCGCCTGGGTCTGCGTCCTGGTCTTTGCCTGCGTCCGGGTCTGCGTCTGATCCCGCAGTTGATCCTGCGTCTGTTCCTGGGTCTGCGCGCGGTTTCTCCTGCCCAGGCCGAGCACGCCCGGCTGCACGCCGAGCTCGTGCGCTATCTGGCCCCAGCCCATGCCCGCGGCGCGCATGGAGGAGATGTCCGCCACGGCGACGCCCGTGGCCTCGGAGAGGGTCGAGGCATAGGCGGACCTGGCCGTGTCGAGCTCCGCCCGGGCGGCGTCGATGGCCGCCTGGTCCTGGCCGGCGATGGCCGCGTCGAGCGCCTGCTGCGCGCTCTCCACGTTCTGCGCCGCCGCCGCCACGGCGGGAT
The window above is part of the Desulfovibrio sp. X2 genome. Proteins encoded here:
- a CDS encoding RsiV family protein, which encodes MNRFALPSPAQAKEERPGPAFSPALLLLFFGLFCLGLLGLPQAARAACHSVVPEHLTGDVDGLHMDVLVPHTGVKQVDADLRGVADDLARQGRAGVIPEGAPWHKELFGTYESYRCGNDIWSFLQTFGLFLGGAHPIPVVDARVYDLATGRRLKFGDVFKDDTASVQTLASYVMADLINRQGLDENWVSGAFTDPAAAVSHFLLRENGPIFVFAPYEVAPYVYGTVTVKLPWGALKDLTKPGFPPSALAIAPKKIPPQPVPGLPGTLTCQGASGQWSLTIAGGTARLSGSDGSQTDFVGQGAYLPYQKPPFLFWQGRLKQDDGSLGAPVTATVTFAPCGLGLPGAQPGGQTGGQTGGQPKEADARLVLTLPGGQSLTGCCSRE
- a CDS encoding DNA repair protein RecN, producing the protein MLSYLRIRNLALIADAELEFAAGFNALTGETGAGKSFILKALDFVTGGRMDVQSVRPGADKAVVEAVFELDGAEMTLRRELSAETGRSRLFRDDSLASLDSMADLRPKLFLQTSQHAQSRLLSPAHQAELLDAFVDAPELFAERARLLAGVRETARGLAECRERVRSLAEKREFLEYQSREIAKVGPHEGEEDELLTARVRLRGASEAGEACERALGMLHGDGGALAALDGLARELRILAKVDEGFAAESESVEDFRLRLRDLEGLLRSGPAAADESELEAVEKRLWDLSQLRRKLKRGIDEIVHLGREIEENLSFLDASELDVKRLARDEERLAGELSAVLGRLDAARGAAADALCARLETDLRELGFAEQVRVLVDFAPQELHPGVHELRGRILWVPNPGQPPQPLDRIASGGELSRFLLALTGLRAESDAPTLIFDEVDAGVGGLTLTKVADRLARLAGSRQVVVISHWPQLAARARRHFQIMKEVDGGLTTTHCRLLSKAEVEEELARMAGGGEQGLRLARDLLAAQAVS
- a CDS encoding response regulator, with the translated sequence MPKDAILVVEDDEDIRQLLRYTLESAGYTVVEAEEGEDALGKARRHRPVLILLDLMLPGMDGFEICRELKKNPETAKTPVVMLTARGEEVDRIVGLELGAEDYVVKPFSPREILLRLKNILRRSQPSAPSRQLWRRGGLAVDMDAHRAEVDGEEVQLTATEFKLLAELIRSQGRVQTRDQLLNSVWGYEFDGYARTVDTHVRRLRQKLGSYSGLVETVRGVGYRFKEQA
- a CDS encoding HD domain-containing phosphohydrolase, whose amino-acid sequence is MHTHGTHIEQILRTIEGLNHLSDMDAILDAILREARALTDADAGTIFLAEDGRLTFAYLHNDTLFGHGRNTGVSPETYRSDTLPIDNQSVVGYAALSGTPLVHDDVYALDPGLPYRFNSSFDEKSGYRTRSTLTLPLRTFGNKLVGVMQLINARGENGQAVPFTAEHRALVPIFAQHAAGVVERGRTTRELILRMTRMAELRDPAETGAHVQRVGAVSAELYHQWALDHGVPLEEIRRYKDKLRIAAMLHDVGKVGIPDIILRKPARLSDDEYGLMKRHTVYGARIFADDHSELDALCREVALRHHERWSGGGYPGRLDDIFADEYTGLPMRGEAIPLAARITALADVYDALVSPRCYKDPWPEERVFEHIRAESGRHFDPGVVDAFFEVYPVIRAIHTRFRDAE
- the pstB gene encoding phosphate ABC transporter ATP-binding protein PstB, whose amino-acid sequence is MVQQMKMEARSLNFYYSSFKALEDINLSFQPNQVTSLIGPSGCGKSTFLRCLNRMNDLIPGTRVEGSLTLDGRDIYESKVDVVELRRRVGMVFQKPNPFPKSVFENVSYGLRVNGVKDKNFIAERVETSLRSAALWEEVKERLHQSALGLSGGQQQRLCIARAMAVEPEVLLMDEPCSALDPIATQKIEELIFALKDSYTIIIVTHSMQQAARVSDMTAFFYMGKLIESDKTETLFTRPKNKQTEDYITGRFG
- the phoU gene encoding phosphate signaling complex protein PhoU — encoded protein: MERLHLDKELSSLRLKLLEMSSLCDKALAAALKSAFERDTDLAETVIEGDSEINRLHCTVDEDTLTVLAREQPVARDLRFLLGSTYMAANLERVGDQAVNIAERAVLLNQRPALPHNPLMEELALHVQAMFRKAIQAYNAEDADLAMQVCDMDSHADNLNMKILKHYMDYMIQESRAVERAVHKIIMARCLERVGDQTTNIAENLIFILKGVDIRQTCRP